The window GTAGGTGGCCGTCCCGCGGCCGACCTCGTCGAGGATGACGAGGGAATCCTCGGTGGCCGAATGGAGGATGTTCGAGAGTTCCTGCATCTCGACCATGAACGTCGACCGCCCCTGTGCGAGTTCGTCGAGAGCGCCCACGCGGGTGTAGACGCCGTCGACGAGGCCGACACGGGCGCTGTCGGCGGGAACGAAGGAACCGACCTGTGCGAGCAGGGAAATCAGCGCGGCCTGTCGCATGTAGGTCGATTTGCCGGACATGTTCGGCCCCGTCACGAGCAAAAAGCGCCGCTCGCGGTCCAGATAGAGGTCGTTCGGCACGAACCGCGTCTCGGTTTCGACAACGGGATGGCGTCCCGCCTCGACGTCCAGCACCTGCTCGTCGGTCAACGCGGGGCGCGTCCAGTCCTGTTTGGCGGCGTGGGCCGCCAGCGAGCAGAAGGCGTCCAGTTCCGCGAGCGTGCGGCCGACTTCCTGCAGCAGGTCGGCCTCCTCGGCGACCGATTCGCGGAGGCGGCAGAAGGCCTCGTACTCACGGTCCCCGCGTTCCTCTTCGAGGCGCAGGATTTCGCGTTCCTTCTCCCGTAACTCGTCGAAGACGTACCGTTCGGCGTTTTTCAGGGTCTTGATGCCCTCGTAGTGGTCCGGCACGCCGTCGGCCGCGCTCTTGCCGACCTGCACGTAGTAGCCGTCCGTCTTGTTGCGGCCGACAGTGACATGGGAGAGGCCGTGCTGGCGCTTTTCGCGCTCTTCGAGGGTCTCGAAGAACTCCTCGGCCCGCTCGTGTCGGGCGACCAGTTCGTCGAGGTCCTCGTCGTAGCCCCGTTTTATCAGGCCGCCCTCGTGGAGCGTCTTCGGCGGGTCGTCGGCAAGGGCCTCCAGTTCCTCCCGGAGGGCCGCGACGGCCTCGCGGTCCAGGTCCGCAAAGAGGTCCGCAACCGGTGAATCCGCCAGTCGGGGCGCACCCTCGATGCTCTCGGCGAGGTCGGGCACGAGCGCCAGCGTCTCGCGGGCCCGCAACAGCGCGTCGGCGTCGGCGCTTCCGGACACCGCGCGACTGGCGACCCGTTCGAGGTCGTAGGCCTCGGCGAGCGTCTCCCGGAGGCCCTCCCGCACGAGCGCGTCGTCGGCCAGCGCCGCCACCGCGCGCTGGCGGCGCCGGAGTTCGCCCTCCCGTCGAAGCGGCCGGGTGAGCCACTCCTTCAGGAGGCGGCCGCCGGCGCTCGTTTCGGTGTGGTCGATAGTATCGAAGAGCGTCTTGCCGCCGCCGGTCATCGTCTCGGTTAGTTCGAGGTTACGCTGGGTGGTCGCGTCCAGCGAGACGTGGTCGTCCGGCGCGTAGGCCTGCAATCG of the Natronomonas halophila genome contains:
- the mutS gene encoding DNA mismatch repair protein MutS; translation: MASGIVGEFFELKADSEADLLAMQMGDFYEFFGEDARLVGEELDLKVSERSSGGENYEMAGVPVDDLTPYLKALAERGYRIAVADQHDEDGDIVRKVTRVVTPGTLIETDDDDAKYLAAVARDGDEYGLAFCDITTGTFRATAVSGADAASRALTELYRFAPVEVVPGPEVRTDDDFLATLRERIDGRTTLHDTEAFAPGRARHTLSEQFGDAVETVGLDSEAAVAAAGAAIDYVAETGVGALASVTRLQAYAPDDHVSLDATTQRNLELTETMTGGGKTLFDTIDHTETSAGGRLLKEWLTRPLRREGELRRRQRAVAALADDALVREGLRETLAEAYDLERVASRAVSGSADADALLRARETLALVPDLAESIEGAPRLADSPVADLFADLDREAVAALREELEALADDPPKTLHEGGLIKRGYDEDLDELVARHERAEEFFETLEEREKRQHGLSHVTVGRNKTDGYYVQVGKSAADGVPDHYEGIKTLKNAERYVFDELREKEREILRLEEERGDREYEAFCRLRESVAEEADLLQEVGRTLAELDAFCSLAAHAAKQDWTRPALTDEQVLDVEAGRHPVVETETRFVPNDLYLDRERRFLLVTGPNMSGKSTYMRQAALISLLAQVGSFVPADSARVGLVDGVYTRVGALDELAQGRSTFMVEMQELSNILHSATEDSLVILDEVGRGTATYDGISIAWAATEYLHNEIGAFTLFATHYHELTTLADELPRVENVHVAAEERDGEVTFLRTIEEGPTDRSYGVHVADLAGVPAPVVDRARNVLDRLRNERAIEAKGGGSDGPVQTVFDLGSGEFRDDAEGTAESAEASADGGPEPLDPATEAVLEDLEGMDVNEVPPVELMRRVQEWQERLDG